From a single Aquipuribacter hungaricus genomic region:
- the rpsD gene encoding 30S ribosomal protein S4, protein MRTSGSMSKLSRALGIALTPASVGPLERRPYPPGQHGRSRRKESDYRLRLLEKQRLRAQYAVSEAQLRRTLATASRSGAKTGEVLVEELERRLDAVVLRSGIARTVQQARQFVSHGHVQVNGRTVDRPSYRVEVLDVVRVAPASRSLAPFVVAAAGGNAPEHVPPHLEVVLPALTVGVVARPRRAELPVVCDEQLVVEHYSR, encoded by the coding sequence GTGCGCACGAGCGGATCCATGTCCAAGCTGTCCCGCGCCCTCGGCATCGCCCTGACCCCCGCCTCGGTGGGACCGCTCGAGCGACGCCCCTACCCGCCCGGCCAGCACGGCCGGTCGCGGCGCAAGGAGAGCGACTACCGGCTGCGGCTGCTGGAGAAGCAGCGGCTGCGCGCGCAGTACGCCGTCAGCGAGGCGCAGCTGCGGCGCACCCTCGCCACGGCCTCGCGCAGCGGGGCCAAGACCGGCGAGGTGCTCGTCGAGGAGCTGGAGCGCCGCCTGGACGCGGTCGTCCTGCGGTCGGGGATCGCGCGCACGGTGCAGCAGGCACGCCAGTTCGTCAGCCACGGCCACGTCCAGGTCAACGGCCGCACGGTGGACCGCCCGTCCTACCGGGTCGAGGTCCTCGACGTCGTCCGGGTCGCCCCCGCGAGCCGCTCCCTGGCGCCGTTCGTCGTGGCCGCGGCCGGCGGCAACGCCCCCGAGCACGTGCCGCCGCACCTGGAGGTCGTCCTGCCGGCGCTCACGGTCGGGGTGGTCGCGCGCCCGCGGCGGGCCGAGCTGCCCGTCGTGTGCGACGAGCAGCTCGTCGTG